A part of Maridesulfovibrio hydrothermalis AM13 = DSM 14728 genomic DNA contains:
- a CDS encoding S41 family peptidase, with protein sequence MRKSLWMIAIISLFVISVAPQPTQAVDKDRFEPLRRFSQVLDLVEHNYVKDISRKELVDDAVKGMLEQLDPHSTFLSTNDFKEMQESTSGEFSGIGIEISMEKGRLTVISPIEDTPAYKAGLKPGDLILEIDGDSTQSISLMEAVGKIRGKRGTDVILTILHKDANKPKKVTITRGSIQIKSVKNQELEDGYLYLRLTRFNENTTREMHSALKKYKKSHTLKGIVLDLRNNPGGLLTQAVSVADTFIDEGLIVYIEGRNKAGRVNYNAKEKANDVVVPIVTLINAGSASASEIVAGALKDHDRALLVGERSFGKGSVQTIIPMPDGSGIKLTTALYYTPSGRSIQAEGIEPDIIYPFVPPKVDNEKDDSFIVREKDLNRHLENSGDGKKSKKKQDEKAKKMLERDNQIRLSLQLVKQLPRLKEIK encoded by the coding sequence ATGAGAAAATCTTTGTGGATGATAGCCATCATCTCCCTGTTCGTAATTTCCGTTGCACCGCAACCAACTCAAGCTGTTGATAAAGACCGCTTTGAACCTCTGCGCAGATTCTCTCAGGTACTGGATCTGGTTGAACATAATTACGTAAAGGACATATCCCGCAAAGAACTGGTTGATGATGCCGTAAAAGGTATGCTCGAACAGCTTGACCCCCATTCCACTTTTCTTTCTACCAATGATTTCAAAGAAATGCAGGAATCTACCAGCGGTGAATTCAGCGGCATAGGCATTGAAATCAGCATGGAAAAGGGACGCCTTACCGTCATATCCCCCATTGAAGATACACCAGCCTACAAAGCTGGACTCAAACCCGGTGACCTGATCCTCGAAATAGATGGAGATTCCACCCAGTCCATTTCACTGATGGAGGCAGTAGGCAAAATTCGCGGCAAACGCGGTACAGATGTGATTCTGACCATCCTGCACAAAGATGCCAACAAGCCTAAAAAAGTAACCATTACTCGCGGCTCAATTCAGATTAAAAGTGTCAAGAACCAAGAGCTTGAGGACGGTTACCTCTACCTCAGACTGACGCGTTTCAATGAGAACACCACCCGTGAAATGCACAGTGCACTTAAAAAATACAAAAAATCCCATACACTTAAAGGGATCGTTCTTGACCTGCGCAACAACCCCGGCGGCCTGCTTACTCAAGCTGTCTCCGTTGCTGATACCTTTATAGATGAAGGACTCATCGTATATATTGAAGGGCGTAATAAAGCAGGTCGTGTTAATTACAATGCTAAAGAAAAAGCCAATGATGTTGTTGTTCCTATTGTTACTTTAATCAACGCCGGATCTGCTTCCGCTTCTGAAATTGTTGCCGGAGCACTCAAAGATCATGACCGCGCACTGCTGGTAGGAGAACGCTCTTTCGGTAAAGGTTCAGTACAAACCATTATCCCGATGCCTGACGGGTCCGGTATCAAACTGACCACAGCTCTTTACTACACACCAAGCGGACGCTCCATTCAAGCCGAAGGAATTGAGCCTGATATCATTTATCCTTTCGTTCCACCCAAAGTGGATAACGAGAAGGATGATAGTTTTATCGTCCGTGAAAAAGACTTGAACAGACATCTTGAAAACAGTGGTGACGGCAAGAAAAGTAAGAAAAAACAAGACGAAAAAGCCAAAAAAATGCTTGAAAGAGACAATCAGATCAGGCTGAGCCTGCAACTGGTGAAACAGCTGCCCCGTCTTAAAGAAATCAAATAA
- a CDS encoding murein hydrolase activator EnvC family protein: protein MSRIKDEIKDTKQTVKKQKRELLKLTREERNMFGELAAIEDRIINVERELFRQEDQLAAIIEDETAAQADHRILEDELKDIIAELKGMLTKLWPVHSRKLENKFGALSDWESADRNFVWLASIYKDTKIELGKAQNKADEISQNIQVQKELRIKAENTLAQINKTKDALLKDKLSLLSGIRSIRSLKISREQEVNGLLETINKLNYKLKSLTSKKFLNFKGSLPRPCEGSTKIRFNLSAKPPVRGEGIQTTGNVDVKSIFWGKVVHNDTLRGFGRVVILYHGYNYYSLYAYLAESFVKTGQEVEKDEIIGKTGYYPKLKETGLYFELRFHQKPVNPQKWLSRK from the coding sequence GTGAGCAGAATTAAGGATGAAATCAAGGACACAAAGCAGACCGTAAAAAAACAAAAAAGAGAGCTTTTAAAGCTTACCCGTGAAGAGCGCAACATGTTCGGTGAACTTGCTGCAATCGAAGACCGCATCATTAATGTCGAACGGGAACTTTTCAGGCAGGAAGATCAGCTTGCTGCAATCATAGAAGATGAGACCGCGGCGCAGGCTGACCATAGAATACTTGAAGACGAACTGAAAGATATCATTGCCGAACTTAAAGGAATGCTGACAAAACTCTGGCCTGTTCACTCCCGGAAACTTGAAAATAAATTCGGCGCTCTCTCGGACTGGGAAAGTGCTGACCGAAATTTTGTCTGGCTTGCTTCAATTTATAAGGACACAAAAATAGAACTTGGCAAAGCTCAGAATAAAGCTGACGAAATATCACAGAATATTCAAGTCCAAAAAGAACTGCGTATCAAGGCAGAAAACACACTTGCGCAGATTAACAAAACCAAAGACGCCCTTCTGAAAGATAAATTAAGCCTGCTCTCAGGAATACGCAGCATCAGGTCTTTAAAAATCAGCAGGGAGCAGGAAGTAAACGGGCTTCTTGAAACAATCAACAAACTGAATTACAAACTCAAAAGCTTAACCAGTAAAAAGTTTTTAAATTTCAAAGGTTCATTGCCCCGCCCTTGCGAAGGCAGTACAAAAATCCGGTTCAACCTTTCTGCCAAACCGCCAGTACGGGGGGAAGGAATCCAGACCACCGGAAACGTAGATGTAAAGTCCATTTTCTGGGGTAAAGTAGTTCATAATGACACCTTAAGAGGCTTTGGACGGGTTGTTATCCTTTATCACGGATATAATTATTACTCCCTGTACGCTTATTTAGCGGAGAGCTTTGTTAAAACCGGACAGGAAGTTGAAAAAGATGAAATTATCGGAAAAACAGGGTATTACCCTAAACTGAAAGAAACCGGACTCTATTTCGAACTGCGGTTTCATCAAAAACCCGTTAACCCGCAAAAATGGCTTTCCCGAAAATAA
- a CDS encoding endonuclease III domain-containing protein, whose protein sequence is MNRETILMDYFAALSDRIGPCNWWPGDSPFEIAIGAILVQNTNWSNAQKAINNLRDHDGLTMQGLRKFSEEKLQELIRPSGFFRMKAARLNNFLDFLSRNSAECITDLETVETYELREKLLEVKGIGPETADSILLYALNKPVFVVDAYTRRIFNRHMLVHEEIDYHELQEFFMDVLSHDVNLFNEYHALIVMTAKNWCKKTSPDCEKCPLNKFMEN, encoded by the coding sequence ATGAACAGAGAGACAATTTTGATGGATTATTTTGCGGCCCTGTCTGACCGGATAGGACCGTGTAACTGGTGGCCCGGCGACAGCCCTTTTGAAATAGCCATAGGAGCCATTCTGGTTCAGAATACTAACTGGAGCAACGCTCAAAAGGCTATCAACAATCTTAGAGATCACGACGGGCTTACCATGCAGGGACTGCGTAAATTTTCTGAGGAAAAGTTGCAGGAACTTATCCGCCCGTCAGGTTTTTTCCGTATGAAAGCGGCAAGACTCAATAATTTCCTTGATTTTCTCAGCCGGAATTCAGCAGAGTGTATCACAGACCTTGAAACAGTAGAAACTTATGAACTTCGTGAAAAACTGCTGGAGGTTAAAGGAATCGGACCGGAAACGGCAGATTCTATTTTACTGTATGCTTTAAATAAACCTGTATTTGTGGTGGATGCTTATACGCGAAGAATATTTAACCGGCATATGCTGGTTCACGAAGAAATAGACTACCACGAATTACAGGAATTCTTCATGGATGTACTGAGTCATGATGTGAATCTTTTTAATGAATATCATGCATTGATAGTGATGACGGCAAAAAACTGGTGCAAAAAAACTTCTCCGGACTGCGAAAAATGCCCTTTAAATAAATTTATGGAAAACTGA
- a CDS encoding 50S ribosomal protein L11 methyltransferase, whose protein sequence is MAKLLRIQFNLSEMDSDECQVYLGGRVAHGWEEVPQDDDSISYTIHLEDHPLGAEIVEEIKMRWPDSGCVSEEIEDENWGLAWKEFFEPVTCGDFEILPPWLLEKKTEGKTHIIIEPKMAFGTGGHPTTALCLELISKLAKEGRLNPGMEFFDLGTGSAILAIALAKLGIKGVGVDIDPQSIVCARENIENNNIQGITLSVGSADCIDASLKYDLVVANILSGPLIELCPAVTARLKKNSILILSGILNEQAEKVAAAYIEAGLPAPEIFIQGEWAGLLWENTGTVDE, encoded by the coding sequence ATGGCCAAACTCCTTAGAATACAGTTCAATCTTTCCGAAATGGACAGCGATGAATGTCAGGTTTACCTTGGCGGACGTGTTGCCCACGGTTGGGAAGAAGTGCCGCAGGACGATGACTCCATATCCTATACCATACACCTTGAAGATCACCCTCTGGGCGCTGAAATAGTAGAAGAAATCAAAATGCGCTGGCCTGATTCAGGATGTGTAAGTGAAGAAATAGAAGATGAAAACTGGGGCCTTGCATGGAAAGAATTCTTCGAGCCGGTAACCTGCGGCGATTTTGAAATTCTGCCTCCGTGGCTGCTTGAAAAAAAGACCGAAGGTAAAACCCATATCATCATCGAACCCAAAATGGCATTCGGTACAGGCGGCCATCCAACCACTGCGCTTTGCCTTGAGCTGATCAGCAAACTGGCAAAAGAAGGCAGGCTGAATCCCGGTATGGAATTCTTTGATCTGGGTACAGGATCAGCAATTCTTGCCATCGCCCTCGCTAAGCTGGGCATAAAAGGAGTCGGGGTTGATATCGATCCCCAGTCCATTGTCTGCGCCCGTGAAAATATCGAGAATAATAATATTCAAGGTATCACCCTCTCAGTGGGAAGCGCGGACTGCATCGATGCCAGCCTGAAATACGATCTCGTGGTAGCCAACATCCTCTCCGGCCCGCTGATAGAACTCTGTCCTGCTGTCACAGCACGGCTTAAAAAGAACTCCATCCTTATCCTTTCAGGTATTTTAAACGAACAGGCTGAAAAGGTAGCTGCGGCATACATCGAAGCAGGACTGCCGGCACCTGAAATATTTATTCAAGGGGAATGGGCCGGACTGCTTTGGGAGAACACAGGAACTGTTGACGAATAA
- a CDS encoding aspartate aminotransferase family protein, producing MNKYDSLVAKEQKSICNTYGRYPVDVTRAKDSRLWDLSGKEYIDLLSGISVVNIGHCREELVEVMVEQGRKLVQVSNLFYQEEQVECAEKLLATCDADKVFFCNSGADANEAAIKLARRYMRTIKNRDAYEIITLDGSFHGRTLATLTATGQTGPIKDGFDPLPEGFIHVPAGDIAALENAITDKTAAVMIEMIQGEGGIKPLPEDYVKAIQNLVKEKDILLIVDEVQSGLCRTGKWWAHQHYGVTPHIFTSAKALANGLPMGAMLATEETAKGFTPGSHATTFGGGALVAKVASKVLDIMTEEKLDERAAEMGDFFTAEALKLQDKYPGKIKEVRGLGLMLGVELTFDGNEIFEKLREKGFILNLTKGTILRLLPALTIKKEDLTAFLSALEELLTE from the coding sequence ATGAATAAATATGACTCTCTCGTGGCTAAGGAACAAAAATCCATATGCAACACCTATGGCCGGTATCCAGTTGATGTAACCAGAGCCAAAGACAGCAGACTCTGGGATCTTTCCGGAAAGGAATATATCGACCTGCTTTCCGGAATCTCCGTTGTCAATATCGGGCATTGCCGTGAAGAACTGGTAGAAGTAATGGTCGAACAAGGACGCAAGCTCGTTCAGGTAAGCAACCTTTTCTATCAGGAAGAACAAGTCGAATGCGCTGAAAAACTCCTCGCCACCTGTGATGCTGACAAAGTATTTTTCTGCAATTCCGGCGCAGATGCCAACGAAGCAGCCATCAAACTGGCCAGAAGATACATGCGTACTATAAAAAACAGAGATGCATACGAGATTATCACTCTGGACGGCTCCTTTCACGGCAGAACCCTAGCTACATTGACCGCCACAGGACAGACCGGCCCTATCAAAGATGGATTTGATCCACTTCCGGAAGGTTTTATACACGTTCCCGCAGGCGATATTGCAGCACTTGAAAATGCAATAACCGACAAGACAGCCGCTGTCATGATAGAGATGATACAAGGTGAAGGCGGAATCAAACCGCTGCCTGAAGATTACGTTAAAGCCATCCAGAATCTGGTAAAAGAAAAAGATATCCTGTTGATAGTCGACGAAGTCCAGTCCGGCCTTTGCAGAACAGGCAAATGGTGGGCACACCAGCATTACGGCGTAACCCCGCATATTTTCACCTCTGCCAAAGCACTGGCCAACGGACTCCCTATGGGGGCCATGCTGGCGACAGAGGAAACCGCCAAAGGATTCACTCCCGGAAGCCATGCCACAACTTTTGGAGGAGGAGCACTGGTTGCAAAAGTCGCATCCAAAGTTCTGGACATCATGACTGAAGAGAAACTTGATGAAAGGGCCGCAGAAATGGGAGACTTTTTCACCGCTGAGGCCCTGAAACTTCAGGATAAATACCCCGGAAAAATTAAAGAGGTCCGTGGTTTGGGATTAATGCTCGGTGTGGAGCTTACCTTTGACGGTAATGAAATCTTTGAAAAACTGCGTGAAAAAGGTTTCATCCTGAACCTGACCAAAGGAACAATTTTAAGACTTCTACCGGCCCTGACTATAAAGAAAGAAGACCTGACAGCTTTTCTCAGTGCCCTTGAAGAGCTGCTGACAGAATAG
- the dut gene encoding dUTP diphosphatase, which yields MITSQTDPVEVKVKFLNDTAKNGGMDYATPNSAGVDLRACIESDFVEINPGEKYAFPAGIAIEITAPGIAGFIYSRSGLGTKDGLTVSQGVGVIDPDYRGEIKVSLLNTSGQKRRIERGQRIAQLVFMPYCHACLIPSEELSETQRGAGGFGHTGKK from the coding sequence ATGATTACCTCACAAACAGATCCCGTTGAAGTTAAAGTAAAATTTCTAAACGACACAGCCAAAAACGGCGGAATGGACTACGCAACACCAAACTCTGCCGGAGTTGATTTGCGTGCCTGCATCGAAAGTGACTTTGTGGAGATTAACCCCGGTGAAAAATATGCTTTCCCCGCCGGCATCGCCATTGAGATCACTGCGCCGGGTATTGCCGGATTCATTTATTCCCGCAGCGGACTGGGAACAAAAGACGGACTGACCGTAAGTCAGGGAGTCGGAGTGATTGACCCTGATTACCGTGGTGAGATCAAAGTATCCCTGCTGAACACATCGGGGCAGAAACGACGAATCGAGCGTGGACAGCGCATTGCACAGCTTGTTTTCATGCCTTACTGCCATGCCTGCCTTATCCCCAGTGAAGAACTTTCTGAAACTCAGAGAGGAGCCGGCGGATTCGGTCATACAGGCAAAAAATAA
- the glgP gene encoding alpha-glucan family phosphorylase gives MQPLRVYSVVPRLPKQLNELWDLAYNFLFVWNNDIASIFSSIDQTLWRDCQQNPVSFLNHLPQQQLEELANDDFFVQRLKEAVKVQKGYLSREGCSYKFEGAKKGDSVVAYFSFEYGIGLSLPIYSGGLGILAGDHLKSASDLNIPLVGIGLCYQHGYFRQYMTQDGWQQERYPSHDFEEMPIKPAKDEAGEDVIFALDMKGEELKVKIWYVQVGRVTLYLLDTNISDNPAHFRAITARLYGGDLEMRLWQEILLGIGGVKALAALGLEPSVIHMNEGHSAFAGLERIRVFMTEQGLSFEAAMEMVASSSIFTTHTPVPAGNDRFPADLMRPYFEPYAQTMGLAYKVFLALGREEPRNDSEQFCMTVLALKLSRFNNGVSILHGHVSRNMWKKVWPQYPVEDVPIGAITNGVHMPTWVATDFSLLFDRYLGPNWREDPDCTRVWRQTDNIPDAELWRTHERLRERLVDFVRKRLRKQLLNIGARRKEIELADEVLDPRALTIGFARRFATYKRAGLLLRDKERLIRLLADTKHPVQFIFAGKAHPQDNEGKKLIQDLIQLCRREECRMSMVFIEDYDMKIANYMVQGCDIWLNTPRRPLEACGTSGMKAMANGVLQFSTPDGWWDEAYLTDNSLGWAIGRREDYNDHEYQDFVESQTLYRVLENDIIPEFYDRGHGSLPRSWIAKVKKALRILGPEFNANRMVEDYTEKAYLPAFSNYKTMSQNGFQGAKDLAAWRMDLMTKWSSLKVRNIVSEAHTDMYVEEPIIISAEVYLNGLTTGDVQVEIYAGPVGQDGGFVSRKTVVMNAEEDLGSGWHLYQGEVLPGEAGRFGYTVRILPKHELLLDPHSLGLIYWAQ, from the coding sequence ATGCAGCCACTTCGCGTATACAGCGTCGTACCCCGTCTGCCCAAACAATTGAATGAGCTTTGGGACTTGGCTTATAACTTTCTTTTCGTATGGAACAACGATATCGCGAGTATCTTTTCTTCCATTGATCAGACTCTCTGGCGAGACTGCCAGCAGAATCCTGTTTCCTTTTTGAATCATCTTCCTCAGCAGCAGCTTGAGGAACTTGCTAATGATGATTTTTTTGTTCAGCGTCTCAAAGAAGCTGTTAAAGTTCAAAAGGGGTATCTTTCCAGAGAAGGATGCTCTTACAAATTTGAAGGAGCTAAGAAAGGTGATTCCGTTGTAGCTTATTTCAGTTTTGAGTATGGCATCGGCCTTAGTCTCCCTATTTATTCAGGAGGACTCGGTATTCTGGCTGGTGACCATCTTAAATCTGCAAGTGATTTGAATATTCCATTGGTGGGGATCGGTCTCTGCTATCAGCATGGTTATTTTCGCCAGTATATGACTCAGGACGGCTGGCAGCAGGAACGTTATCCCAGCCATGATTTTGAAGAAATGCCCATCAAACCGGCCAAGGATGAAGCCGGTGAAGATGTAATCTTTGCTCTCGACATGAAAGGCGAAGAGCTGAAGGTTAAAATCTGGTATGTACAGGTGGGGCGCGTAACTCTTTACCTGCTTGATACCAATATCTCTGATAACCCTGCGCATTTTAGAGCAATTACAGCTCGCCTTTACGGTGGCGATCTTGAAATGCGGCTGTGGCAGGAGATTCTGCTTGGGATCGGCGGAGTTAAAGCTCTTGCCGCTCTGGGCCTTGAACCGAGCGTTATTCATATGAATGAAGGGCATTCTGCCTTTGCCGGACTTGAGCGGATCAGGGTTTTTATGACCGAACAGGGGTTGTCTTTTGAGGCTGCAATGGAAATGGTTGCATCTTCCAGCATTTTTACAACGCATACCCCGGTTCCGGCTGGTAATGACCGTTTCCCGGCAGATTTGATGCGTCCTTATTTTGAACCATATGCTCAGACTATGGGCCTTGCTTATAAAGTTTTTCTTGCCCTCGGCAGGGAGGAACCCCGCAATGATTCTGAGCAGTTCTGCATGACAGTTCTTGCTCTTAAACTTTCCCGTTTTAATAACGGTGTATCTATTCTGCATGGTCATGTTTCCAGAAATATGTGGAAAAAGGTCTGGCCTCAGTATCCGGTTGAAGATGTGCCGATCGGGGCCATTACCAACGGTGTGCACATGCCTACATGGGTTGCCACCGATTTTTCGTTACTTTTTGACCGCTATCTAGGCCCCAACTGGCGTGAAGATCCTGATTGCACAAGAGTGTGGAGGCAGACGGATAATATTCCTGATGCTGAACTTTGGCGCACCCATGAACGTTTAAGAGAACGTCTTGTGGATTTCGTGCGTAAAAGGCTGCGTAAACAGCTGCTGAATATAGGCGCGCGCAGAAAAGAAATTGAACTCGCAGATGAAGTTCTTGATCCTCGCGCACTTACTATCGGCTTTGCACGTCGTTTCGCCACATACAAGCGCGCCGGACTGCTGCTTAGAGATAAGGAGCGTCTGATCAGGCTTCTTGCAGATACCAAGCATCCTGTGCAGTTTATTTTTGCCGGTAAAGCTCATCCGCAGGATAACGAAGGTAAAAAGTTGATTCAGGATCTGATTCAGCTTTGCCGGCGTGAAGAGTGCCGCATGAGCATGGTTTTTATTGAAGACTATGACATGAAGATTGCCAACTACATGGTACAGGGTTGTGATATCTGGCTGAATACCCCCAGACGTCCTCTCGAAGCGTGCGGAACCAGCGGTATGAAAGCTATGGCTAACGGAGTGCTCCAGTTCAGTACTCCTGACGGCTGGTGGGATGAAGCATATCTGACCGATAACAGTCTCGGCTGGGCAATTGGACGACGCGAAGATTATAACGATCATGAATATCAGGATTTTGTGGAAAGCCAGACTCTTTACAGAGTACTTGAAAATGACATAATCCCTGAGTTCTACGATCGTGGACACGGGAGCCTCCCCAGAAGCTGGATTGCCAAAGTGAAGAAGGCACTGCGTATTCTCGGCCCTGAATTTAACGCCAACCGCATGGTTGAGGATTATACTGAAAAAGCATATCTGCCTGCATTCAGTAATTACAAAACCATGTCTCAGAACGGCTTTCAGGGGGCAAAAGATCTTGCAGCATGGAGAATGGATCTCATGACCAAGTGGTCCAGCCTCAAGGTCAGGAATATTGTTTCGGAAGCACATACCGACATGTATGTGGAAGAACCTATTATTATCAGCGCAGAAGTCTATTTGAACGGATTAACTACAGGTGATGTTCAAGTTGAAATCTATGCCGGTCCGGTAGGTCAGGACGGAGGTTTTGTAAGCAGGAAGACTGTGGTAATGAATGCAGAAGAAGATCTGGGTTCCGGATGGCATCTGTATCAGGGAGAAGTTCTGCCAGGTGAGGCCGGAAGGTTCGGTTATACTGTAAGAATTCTGCCGAAGCACGAATTGCTGCTTGATCCTCACTCATTGGGCCTTATTTACTGGGCGCAATAA
- a CDS encoding thermonuclease family protein yields the protein MFFVLALFTFTASAGHAFEGKVRYVIDGDTFILENNKTVRMASIDTSEIGRNGKRDQYYAREATDILKRLISGKRVRIEYTPDHKDHYKRIVGWVYVDDLFVNEYMVRNGAAFFYYHKNNQKKLQNMILQAQRRAYKEMKGFWPVISKLEKFNRKWIGNKRSYRCFPDGSRSARKIGKQNRVFFPGLEQAFLKGYSPARNTNIWPVVR from the coding sequence TTGTTTTTTGTATTAGCTTTATTCACCTTTACCGCCAGTGCCGGCCATGCTTTCGAAGGAAAAGTAAGGTATGTAATTGACGGCGACACTTTTATTCTTGAAAATAATAAGACTGTCCGTATGGCTTCCATTGATACTTCTGAAATTGGCCGTAACGGTAAAAGGGATCAGTATTATGCCCGTGAAGCAACTGACATTCTGAAAAGACTGATCAGCGGCAAGAGGGTTCGTATTGAATATACGCCGGATCATAAGGATCATTACAAAAGGATTGTCGGGTGGGTATATGTGGATGATCTGTTTGTTAACGAATATATGGTTCGTAACGGTGCTGCTTTTTTTTACTACCACAAAAACAATCAGAAAAAGCTTCAGAATATGATCTTGCAGGCTCAGCGCAGGGCTTATAAAGAAATGAAAGGGTTCTGGCCTGTAATTTCAAAGCTTGAAAAATTCAACCGGAAATGGATTGGCAATAAACGAAGCTACAGATGTTTTCCCGATGGAAGCAGGTCTGCACGCAAAATAGGTAAACAGAACAGAGTATTTTTTCCCGGTCTGGAACAGGCATTTCTAAAAGGTTACTCCCCTGCCAGAAATACAAATATCTGGCCGGTTGTCAGGTAA
- a CDS encoding glutamate synthase-related protein, producing the protein MFAGPRRAAGGLVLFKKFSSTFHEFKIIRDKDLCINCNVCIRQCSYGVHFWDDAREKVAHDNRKCVGCHRCAAMCPTAALTIRLNDADLRPNASWRRDFVTNIFSQAESGGVLLAGMGSPVDIPVYWDRLLLDASQVTNPSIDPLREPMELKTFLGAKPDRVQVEFDKFGRPELKTELAPQIEINTPITFAGMSFGAINFNLHVAMAKAAKELGTVYNTGEGGLHKSLYEYGQWTIVQVASGRFGVHIDYLNAGVGIEIKVGQGAKPGIGGHLPGEKINAKISETRMIPPGSDAISPAPHHDIYSIEDLLQLIYALKEASEYRVPVAVKIAAVHNVAAIASGVVRAGADIITLDGMKGGTGAAPAMTRDNVGLPLELALASVDQRLRDEGIRSNASIIAGGGIRCSADVIKAIALGADAVNIGTAALIAVGCTLCGRCYTGKCPWGIATNDKKLAKRQNPEVAAQRLVNLVQGWSHEIEEMLGGMGLNSIESLRGNRDKLRAVALSETEMNILGVKHAGQ; encoded by the coding sequence ATGTTTGCCGGACCTCGGAGAGCCGCCGGAGGCCTTGTGCTTTTTAAGAAGTTTTCAAGTACATTTCATGAGTTTAAGATTATCCGTGATAAGGATCTGTGCATTAATTGCAATGTCTGTATCCGTCAATGCTCGTATGGCGTGCATTTTTGGGACGACGCGCGTGAGAAGGTCGCGCATGATAACCGCAAGTGTGTAGGCTGCCATAGATGTGCGGCAATGTGCCCCACAGCGGCTCTGACTATCCGGCTAAATGATGCGGACTTGCGGCCCAATGCTTCATGGCGCAGGGATTTTGTGACAAATATTTTCAGTCAGGCTGAATCAGGCGGTGTGCTGCTGGCCGGTATGGGCAGCCCTGTGGATATTCCGGTTTATTGGGACAGACTGTTGCTTGATGCCAGTCAGGTTACAAACCCTTCCATTGATCCGCTCCGTGAGCCGATGGAGCTTAAAACATTTCTGGGTGCTAAACCCGATCGGGTGCAGGTTGAGTTTGATAAGTTTGGCAGGCCGGAGCTTAAAACCGAACTTGCTCCTCAAATAGAGATTAATACTCCGATCACCTTTGCCGGAATGTCTTTTGGAGCGATAAATTTTAATCTGCATGTGGCTATGGCTAAGGCTGCAAAAGAGTTAGGCACTGTTTATAATACCGGTGAGGGCGGGCTTCATAAATCGCTGTATGAATATGGTCAATGGACTATTGTACAGGTCGCTTCGGGACGGTTCGGGGTGCATATCGATTATTTGAATGCAGGTGTCGGGATTGAGATTAAAGTGGGGCAGGGGGCGAAGCCTGGAATAGGCGGTCATTTGCCCGGTGAGAAGATTAACGCTAAAATTTCTGAAACGCGCATGATCCCGCCGGGGTCTGATGCGATTTCGCCTGCTCCGCATCATGATATTTATTCCATCGAAGATTTGTTGCAGCTTATCTACGCATTGAAGGAAGCTTCTGAATACAGAGTTCCTGTGGCAGTGAAGATTGCCGCGGTCCATAATGTTGCGGCTATTGCCTCGGGCGTGGTCCGGGCCGGTGCGGATATAATAACTTTGGACGGAATGAAGGGCGGAACCGGTGCTGCCCCTGCTATGACTCGTGATAATGTGGGGCTTCCACTTGAGCTTGCGCTGGCCAGTGTTGACCAGAGACTTCGGGATGAAGGCATCCGCTCCAATGCATCAATTATCGCAGGCGGAGGTATCAGGTGCAGCGCAGATGTTATCAAGGCTATTGCTCTTGGCGCGGATGCTGTAAATATCGGGACTGCGGCTTTGATTGCTGTAGGTTGTACTTTGTGCGGCCGCTGTTACACTGGAAAATGTCCCTGGGGAATCGCAACTAATGATAAGAAGCTGGCTAAACGTCAGAATCCTGAAGTTGCAGCGCAGCGGCTGGTCAATCTTGTACAGGGCTGGAGCCACGAGATTGAGGAGATGCTCGGTGGGATGGGGCTTAATTCTATTGAAAGCCTGCGTGGTAATCGTGATAAGTTGCGGGCCGTGGCTCTATCTGAAACTGAGATGAATATTCTGGGCGTAAAGCACGCAGGGCAATAG
- a CDS encoding 4Fe-4S dicluster domain-containing protein translates to MKRVYPDKEYCMGCRLCEFACLAAHSENKDLIKAYREERAEGLSARKRVFESEDNCVAISCRHCDDPGCVPVCISGALVKDDVSGITIYDADKCVGCWACIMACPYGAIQRNKLENKIIKCDLCEGREQGPACVEACPNCALKYEER, encoded by the coding sequence ATGAAGCGCGTTTATCCGGATAAAGAATATTGTATGGGGTGCAGGCTGTGCGAGTTTGCCTGTCTTGCAGCCCATTCAGAAAATAAAGATTTGATTAAAGCTTACAGGGAAGAACGGGCTGAAGGGTTGTCTGCCCGGAAGCGTGTTTTTGAGAGCGAAGACAATTGTGTGGCAATCAGTTGCAGGCATTGCGATGACCCCGGGTGTGTTCCGGTCTGCATTTCAGGCGCACTGGTTAAAGATGATGTGTCCGGAATAACAATTTATGATGCGGATAAGTGTGTAGGCTGCTGGGCTTGTATTATGGCCTGTCCGTATGGGGCGATTCAGCGCAATAAGCTTGAGAATAAGATTATCAAATGTGATTTATGTGAAGGCCGTGAACAAGGTCCGGCCTGCGTTGAGGCTTGCCCCAACTGTGCTCTCAAATATGAGGAGAGGTAG